Below is a genomic region from Phalacrocorax carbo chromosome 10, bPhaCar2.1, whole genome shotgun sequence.
AATGagtgagtttttttttttttaaagatagtaCATATGTCTGTTtataaacacacagaaacaagCACCAGttttgtataaaaaaaatattacacagTGATTAAGGAACACCTGTAGATGCCGACACATACTTACATTCACAACATCAGCAGTGGCTACGGAGTCGATTTTTTGAGCAACAACAGATGGTGATGTGTGTGTGCCAGAAACCAAAGATTCGGAGCCAATTTCATTCAGTAaccctgctgcagtttccaCTGACATCAAATAGGTGGCTTTCAGCTGGTTTCTGACATCAAACAAAGCAGTAAGGATGAGTGAGCACGTAAACCCTGTTATTACGTTCCACACCGCCCCTGTAAGTGCAATGAGGTTTTGGTGCTTTTTAAGTTTTCAAGATTCTCTCCATTTTGAAGTGTTTCTCTTTTCAAGTATGGAAGGGTTCTGTAGTTAGAAAAGAGGCACCACAAATAGTCCAAGCTTGAAAATGACAGGGTGCTTGAACACCTATGGCCTTGGAACGATCAGCCACCCCACGCAGTCAGAAGATGTCTAGCTCAGAATTTGTTTCTATTTGAAGGAACTAATGCAGTACTCCAGAAATTAGATGAACTAATCAAGTTTAAAAATTAGGTTTAAAATTTATTCCAGCTTCTCATCACGAACAGATATACATAGAGCTtttttattcacagaatcacaggttggaagggacctcagggatcatctagtccaacctttctaggaagagcacagtctagacaagatggcccagcaccctgtccagacgactcttgaaggtgtccaacgtggccgagtcaaccacttccctggggagattattccaatggtgactgtcctcactgtgaaaaatttccctctcatatccaatcagaatctccccaagagcaacttgtgtccattcccccttgtcctctccatgtgactccttgtagaaagggagtctccatcttctttgtaactaccgcttaagtactggtacatggtgatgagattaTTGTGGCAAAGCAGCAATGAATATAAACGGTTAGGTTCCTTGTGCAATAGTTCCATGTTCTGTTAAAAGACAGCGAGCTTATGTTTCCTTCTCACACAGTCTCACTGCTACATATGAAAATCTTATTTCATAAGCTAGTCCtcctattattttttaaaagtcaaaatgGCAGAAAATGGTTAATTCAAATAGAATATGGTTAAGTAGCTTGGTATTTTTGACTGAATTGCAAGACTGCAAATACCACTGACCTTGAATTTggtgtttttgtgggttttttttggtcactaaaggaaaaacagcaataTAGAAAATATGTGAAGCCATTCCAGaagggagaataaaaaaaataaaaaaagaagcaagccACAGCAGTGTAACTGCCTAAGCAGcgtcttttaaaaaaagctaccaaaacaacaacaaaaaaacccaagagaccaaaaaaatcccacaaaactAATAATGCCAAATATAAAGGTCCAGAATTCACCATTTAGCTACTAGTGACGAAGGCACAACCAACCACGTCTAAGTTCTCGTGTCTTGTTTAATAAAGCTTTATGTGAAGTCTTGTAAGTATTTTACATATGCAAcagacaatattttaatttttctacttGAGTGAATCTGTACTATATTGTTGTATTGCACAACTACAGTTTTAGAGGCTCAGTGCAGTTCAACACTATTTGGAGATCACAACCCTCTAATGTGCACAACCCTCTATAAATTAGAGACTATAAAACTTTGTTGGCGTGACTGCATCTCTAAGAGTAATTTTCCCCATCTCAAATATTCCTAGGGGCATGTATTGCAAGCACTTGGATGTAACATCACTAATTCAGTGCTCTACACTTGCAGCCCCTCATTACTACCATTCTTTGAAGATGCAGAAGATTGCTTAATATAATTGTTTGGGGAATTGCTGCAGTGCAACTGTAAAGGGAATTACCTAAATAATGCAATTGAGGATTCTAGTTTAAATACATCTTAATACTACAGAGTATAATTAAAATGACAGCATGTGCTGATACTTGCCGATTTCTTACATtgaaacagttttcagaaaacattaatgTGCTTATCTAACAAGTTTTTATTAGGAAATACCACTAGCGGAGAATCAGTGTAGCTTGGGGGGGGAAGAATATTGACAGTGCTTCAATTTTAACACAAAAGTAAGCAGTTCCCCATGGAAATCATTACAGGACAATGGTAAGCTTTGCTGTACAGAATAGTCTCAGTGTTTGACAAGTAGCTACAAGTTAAGAAACTTCTCCTTACAACACACAAGACAGTTCTTTACTCACTTACTTTGCTTTTGTGACATCGTCATCAGTGATGCTGCCCTGAGCAACTGCCTTTATCTGGTTCAAAGCAGCTTTAATGACCTGAGGAAAATTAAATCATTTAAGACTTCTTCCCACATTAAATTTCAacatattatttgtattatcTGATATCTTAGAAGCTTCAGGGGAGAGCGGTCAACAGAAAGCAAGTCTCATTCCCAGCTTACAGAGTTAAGTGATAACTGAACACAAAGAATTCTTATACAAGAAACCAGATTAATCAGTTACTATCTCAAATCAAAACACTAGTTTGAGAGTTACGTTGTTAACACAGAAATTCTAACCAGCAACTCACCTCACCAGCATTTGGAGCCTGAGATATGGTATAAATCCCGAAGAGCCCAGAATCAGAGTAGTTAACATTAAGCGCGGAAGCCTGCAAAACAAACATTATCGTCAACTGTTTCAAGAACAGCCCAGCATCAAGCATAGGAAAATAATTACTATTAGGATCTAAAATACTCTAATTCTAAACTCCATCTGTGCAGAGGAAAGATCAGATTGGAAGGCctcctctgaaatattttaacttgTGCAAGAATGCACTAATCAAGATTCTAGCTGGAGGCAGGAACCTCCCAAAGGATATAGgcattttacttaaaatattaaagtacAGTAACCCTTTGAACTTACATCAAATGGCTGGGTAGTTGCTTTAGCAATACCCTGGAACAATTTGCTGGTAACATTGCCTCCCCTCTTGATAAGGGGTCCAGCACCTAAAACATGCTGAAGAACACTGAACGCATTTGCTTCTGCACTTCCAACAGCAGCTCCTTCTGTTACGATAGCAGCATGGACAAGGCTATCACCATTCTGTTCTCTGATTTCTCCTAAAAATACAACAGAATAAAAGGTAACGCAGGGCTCAGCTAGAAACTACTGTACACTCAGAGGCAcggaaaggaaacatttctagCCAGGAGCTAGTTTCATGAGAGAAGCCAGGGTGTGCAGTTATTGCATGTCCACTCAGGAAGGCAGCAAGAAGCTGTTAGGAGGCTGTAGGTTCTTTAAAAAGTCCTCTACATTCAAAAATGTTCTTGAAAGCACAAAACCAAGTACCTTACTATGCCTTATCTGAACCTGACCCTAAACCATACATAGTATGAGATACTAAAACTCAGGGAGTCTCCAGACAACAATATCCAGAAAAGTAGTGTACCTTCTGTTCATAGTAATATGTATCCTGTTTTATAGGAACTGAAGTTATTCCAGTCAAATATTAAACgttgaaatgttttttctttttttccctctgtttacAGAGTGATCTGATACCCCAATGAAAGAATAGCTGTTGGTATTAGTACAAGATACTGCTCTGAAAGAGCTAAGCATTGCTTCGTCTTTTATGGAAGACTTACAACATTCTAGCAGATCTTCCCTAAAAAGAAAAGCCTACCACCACTTCTAGACAGTCCTGAATCTATTCTTAAGGGAATCTTCccaaaataccaaaagaaacCATATGCCAGCTTGTTTTTCACTTTAGGGAATAAATGATCTTGCAGGTAAAGCTCTACTGGAGATCTGGGTTCAGTTCTATCCCAGAACTTTCCATGGTGGGGAATAATCCCCTGCTTATTTATATGGGAGATGCCTCTGAACCGTCAATTCCCACGTACAGCCGTTAGTACAATTATACAGTTTTCAGCTGCAACTCTGAATACTACTACATTTACAATAAACTGAAAATCAGTCATTCAGAACTCAGAACAGGTACAAGAAACATACTTACCCCCACGATAGACAGCCTTTGCACTAGAAATACCAGCTCCACTTCGGATATTTAGAAAGTGCTCTGCAACTTGTTTTAAGTCAGAGTGCTTTACACCTGCAATACAATAGTTTATTCCAAGTAACGTGACAGCATTGAAAGCTATAGCAGTTACATCAAAGTGTTTTAAGTGTATCGTAACATTTTACTGCTACGGAGAACTCAAATTTCTAAAGTAGTTTTCCCTTATGAATTGCGGCACCCATTAAAGAACATACGTACCTATTCCTACAAGAGCCATTCTCGCACTTGTGAAATTGTTCTGCACAAAATGGTGAAGCTGCAACAGTAAATTCACATTTCAGGGTATTTTGTATAAAGAACAAATATGGCAAGTGTGTTTCTGACGTCTGCTGTTCAGCCTTATACTTCTTAATGCAGCAAACTCCAATGCTGCCAAAAGGAACTGTCTACAGAATAGCATTTTATGCATCCTCCAGTGACAGCTACAAAACCCTTTCATACAAGAACACTTGCATTTGATTGACAGCCTTCTATCAACAAAAAGCCACCATCTCTCTCAATGTGAACATGACTTCTGTACCGAATACTAAAAGCGGcatggaaaaagtattttaacacCAGACTAATATGATAGTAAATACTGACTGTATATttactaaattaattttctctttcacctATCCTTGATGAAGAAACTAAAACAGGTTTATAACACAACACAAATAATCCTACCTgctcagaagtaatttttccaaTTGTGTAATCTGGACAATATAAAGGGTTTGCCAGAGCATTCTTATAAGCTGCAGCATGCAAGTTTTCCAGCACTCCTAAGAGGAACAAAGTTTCAGTGATGATGATTAATGTAACAGGCACTTCTAATGAagatttagaatcatagaatcattaaggttagaaaaaacctaagatcatcaagtccaaccatcaacccaacactaccatgtcctcctaaaccatgccctgaagtgccacgtctacatgttttctgaacacctccagggatggtgactcccccacctctctgggcagcctgtccaatgcctggccactctttcagtgaagacatttttcctaatatcaaaTCTAAACTGCCccga
It encodes:
- the LOC104053295 gene encoding cytochrome b-c1 complex subunit 2, mitochondrial is translated as MKGFPVVARFLSKRLYSLKVAPKVASSATAERVKLSPESEDLEITKLPNGLVIASLENFSPASRIGVFIKAGSRYETTGNLGTAHLLRLASNLTTKGASSFRITRGIEAVGGSLSVYSTREKMTYSVECLRDYVDTVMEYLLNVTTAPEFRPWEVADLQPQLKIDKAIAFQNPQVGVLENLHAAAYKNALANPLYCPDYTIGKITSEQLHHFVQNNFTSARMALVGIGVKHSDLKQVAEHFLNIRSGAGISSAKAVYRGGEIREQNGDSLVHAAIVTEGAAVGSAEANAFSVLQHVLGAGPLIKRGGNVTSKLFQGIAKATTQPFDASALNVNYSDSGLFGIYTISQAPNAGEVIKAALNQIKAVAQGSITDDDVTKAKNQLKATYLMSVETAAGLLNEIGSESLVSGTHTSPSVVAQKIDSVATADVVNAAKKFVNGKKSMAASGDLGNTPFLDEL